Proteins encoded by one window of Haematobia irritans isolate KBUSLIRL chromosome 2, ASM5000362v1, whole genome shotgun sequence:
- the LOC142225443 gene encoding acyl-coenzyme A diphosphatase NUDT19-like isoform X1, producing MIPNEDFEKIYRPSASVIIAANHHVEGQCYDYQILLAKRTERTAYAPDHYVFPGGVFDSKADENFEWLQHFQTFGISRKDLTMLCLEHLPNRPHPLMTSKNCFSRDISLRITAIREVFEEVGILLCRTKSQLFCKHEGCGIIYENFNQSYWQEKVHDNPAEFLKLCRHLNVVPDIWSLHEWSIWRSPPAALKKYDTVLYLVTLPNKPQLLLEPSEVEEELWISPSLAIEMFKERKIWLPPMLFFEISRLSNMVSWIKLKEFAKRRALLGCTLLMLAYYRCEDALVGTLPGDDFYPENILTHTETKNLSGSSEDFHNKTKNKHRLIYRDMHDISLLSNIAPIDNHLNPIYRVEVENSKL from the exons ATGATCCCAAACGAAGACTTTGAAAAGATTTATAGACCATCGGCATCTGTTATAATAGCTGCAAATCATCATGTTGAGGGACAGTGTTATGATTACCAG atACTTTTGGCTAAGAGAACCGAACGTACAGCATATGCTCCAGACCATTATGTCTTTCCGGGAGGTGTATTTGATTCTAAAGCAGATGAAAATTTTGAGTGGCTACaacattttcaaacatttgGTATATCACGGAAAGATTTGACCatgttatgtttggaacatCTTCCAAATCGACCGCATCCATTGATGACGAGCAAGAATTGCTTTTCGCGTGATATTTCCCTACGTATAACCGCTATTAGGGAAGTGTTCGAGGAAGTTGGAATATTATTATGTCGGACGAAGTCTCAATTGTTTTGTAAACATGAAGGCTGTGGaataatctacgaaaattttaatcaatcaTATTGGCAAGAAAAAGTCCATGATAATCCTGCGGAATTCTTAAAGTTGTGCAGGCATTTAAATGTTGTTCCAGATATTTGGTCACTACACGAATGGAGTATATGGCGTAGTCCACCAGCGGccttaaaaaaatatgacaCAGTTTTGTATTTAGTAACATTACCAAATAAACCGCAGTTACTTTTGGAACCATCTGAGGTGGAAGAAGAATTG TGGATTTCCCCTTCCCTTGCAATAGAAATGTTTAAGGAACGGAAAATTTGGTTACCTCCAATGCTGTTTTTTGAAATCAGTCGTCTTTCAAATATGGTGAGCTGGATTAAGCTGAAAGAATTTGCCAAAAGAAGAGCTCTTTTAGGATGTACACTACTCATGTTAGCATATTATCGATGTGAGGATGCTCTAGTGGGAACTCTGCCAG GTGATGATTTCTATCCCGAAAACATTCTAACTCATACAGAAACGAAAAATTTATCTGGATCTTCCGAAGATTTTCAtaataaaacgaaaaacaagCACCGTTTAATTTATCGTGATATGCACGACATCTCCCTATTATCTAATATTGCACCAATAGACAATCATTTGAATCCAATATATAGGGTTGAAGTAGAAAATAGTAAATTGTAA
- the LOC142225443 gene encoding acyl-coenzyme A diphosphatase NUDT19-like isoform X2, whose translation MVILLAKRTERTAYAPDHYVFPGGVFDSKADENFEWLQHFQTFGISRKDLTMLCLEHLPNRPHPLMTSKNCFSRDISLRITAIREVFEEVGILLCRTKSQLFCKHEGCGIIYENFNQSYWQEKVHDNPAEFLKLCRHLNVVPDIWSLHEWSIWRSPPAALKKYDTVLYLVTLPNKPQLLLEPSEVEEELWISPSLAIEMFKERKIWLPPMLFFEISRLSNMVSWIKLKEFAKRRALLGCTLLMLAYYRCEDALVGTLPGDDFYPENILTHTETKNLSGSSEDFHNKTKNKHRLIYRDMHDISLLSNIAPIDNHLNPIYRVEVENSKL comes from the exons atggtg atACTTTTGGCTAAGAGAACCGAACGTACAGCATATGCTCCAGACCATTATGTCTTTCCGGGAGGTGTATTTGATTCTAAAGCAGATGAAAATTTTGAGTGGCTACaacattttcaaacatttgGTATATCACGGAAAGATTTGACCatgttatgtttggaacatCTTCCAAATCGACCGCATCCATTGATGACGAGCAAGAATTGCTTTTCGCGTGATATTTCCCTACGTATAACCGCTATTAGGGAAGTGTTCGAGGAAGTTGGAATATTATTATGTCGGACGAAGTCTCAATTGTTTTGTAAACATGAAGGCTGTGGaataatctacgaaaattttaatcaatcaTATTGGCAAGAAAAAGTCCATGATAATCCTGCGGAATTCTTAAAGTTGTGCAGGCATTTAAATGTTGTTCCAGATATTTGGTCACTACACGAATGGAGTATATGGCGTAGTCCACCAGCGGccttaaaaaaatatgacaCAGTTTTGTATTTAGTAACATTACCAAATAAACCGCAGTTACTTTTGGAACCATCTGAGGTGGAAGAAGAATTG TGGATTTCCCCTTCCCTTGCAATAGAAATGTTTAAGGAACGGAAAATTTGGTTACCTCCAATGCTGTTTTTTGAAATCAGTCGTCTTTCAAATATGGTGAGCTGGATTAAGCTGAAAGAATTTGCCAAAAGAAGAGCTCTTTTAGGATGTACACTACTCATGTTAGCATATTATCGATGTGAGGATGCTCTAGTGGGAACTCTGCCAG GTGATGATTTCTATCCCGAAAACATTCTAACTCATACAGAAACGAAAAATTTATCTGGATCTTCCGAAGATTTTCAtaataaaacgaaaaacaagCACCGTTTAATTTATCGTGATATGCACGACATCTCCCTATTATCTAATATTGCACCAATAGACAATCATTTGAATCCAATATATAGGGTTGAAGTAGAAAATAGTAAATTGTAA